From Melospiza melodia melodia isolate bMelMel2 chromosome 2, bMelMel2.pri, whole genome shotgun sequence:
TGCCCGGGATTGTTCCTTCTCCTCAAGCTTGATTCTCTGGCTGGAGAACTCGGGCTACTTGGGTTACAGGTAACTTCCAAAATTTTGTTTTAATGATTACGGAAGGCAGCCTGCAAGAAAGATGAAgaaggactttttacaagggcatgtcgtatggggaaaagggggaatgaATTCGAACTGAAGGAGAGATTTGGATTGGACCCTAGGAAGGAAATTGctgactgtgagggtggtgagtcgCTGGAACGGGTTGCCCAGAtaaattgtggatgccccatcccaggcCACGTTGTATGGAGCTTtgggcagcctggtctggtggaggTGTCCTTTCCCATGGCAGAGAGGTTGACCTTTAGGtttcttccaactcaaaccattctgaaTGTATGATTATAACGGTTTTGGATCTCTGTATCTCTGTGAACTGAGACCTGCTAATTAGAAgcctgatttttaaaattatttttgaaaaagaatatttttaacGTCTCATACCATGTCTCAGTAGTAGCTATTTTAAGATAGTGGTTTTCATTAAAAGTGTATAATTTGCTATCTTCTTGTAGAACTTTCCAGTCCACTGAAATCATTGGAGGAAATGTTCCTGTATCAGCATCAAGTACTTAAGTCAGATTTGCTAATGTGGAACTGGAGAGTTCAGCTGTACCACAACTGACCTTAAAGACAGATGGATTTAGCAGATATTTCTTGGTTTCATTTTCTGGAATAAATTTCAGTATACATAGGACTCTCATTAGTCTTGTTAAATGTACTTTCATTTATCTTGCTTTTATCTTTCTTGAGGCTAGTAAGGCATTCTCTGGGAGGAACTGGCTGCTTATGGCTGGGATGGGTGCACTGTTTGCTGGGTAAAACCTTGTCTGGATGACTGAGCTCAAAGACTGATGGTGAATGCAGTTACATCCTGCTGGTGGCCCATCAACAGTGGTGTTCTCCAGGGCTCAGtattgggcccagtcctgttcaATATCTTTATTGATGGTCTAGACAAGgtgattgagtgcaccctcagtaaGTTCACAGATGACCCCAAGCCAGGTGGAAGTGTTGATTTACTGGAgagtaggaaggctctgcagaagtatctggacaggctggatcaatgagCTGAGGCCAGTTGTAGGAGGTGCAACAAGGTCACAGCGACCCATTTTGTCTTTTTTATTGCTTGGGGAACATTAGTAGTACCTGTAGGAATTTTATTTCTGGCAAATATATATTGCAAAAATCCCTCAGCAACCTGTGTGGAAAGGTGAAGGATTAAATGTGCCATAGCTAAGAACTCTTCTATGCAGGGGTTGGGTTTTTCAGGTCAAGGGTTCCTACACTTGATTAAATGGAAAAGTTCATAATGTTATTCTGCCTTCTTTGGGAAAAACATAGGATCTTATTTTCCAGGtctgtgaatttattttttttaatttcagttagGTTGACACTGTCCTCTTGTATTAAGAGTTACAGAAATAACCACTTTTGTTCAGCCATGTTACCAATGTGAACATTATGATTAGGACActcttctccctccccccactcaAATAGGTGGTGTATTTCCTAAAGCTTTCTCCTCTCCAAATGTCAGATACTCCTTTTTGATCTTGGGAAGTCGGGTAGGTGAGGAAGAAAAGTTTAGGAAGTGTGCCAGTACATGTCTTCTACCAGCAGAGTACAGTAGTGTCTTCTGCAGTTTTTACATACTCTGCCTGGGTTGTCTTAAGCATCTTTTTTCTAGGCTTCTAAATTTGGAGGAATGGACCATTGTGCCGTGAATTCAAACTTGCTTATGTTGAGTCCTAGTTCTTGAAAATTTCTTTGAGTACCTACTGAAGTTGGTCCACTGACCATCCAGGGATTTGCTAGCACAGGTGGAAAATGGCTTCTACATGTTTCTCAGATACTCTTGATTCCTCATGTGTGAGAATTTTGTCTGAGCCTGATGGTGAAGGAATGTTTTAGGAGTACTTTTTTGGTGGAAAAGTCACTTCAGATCAATGAGTCTGCATTTCAGGTGAAATGATTAACCTGGTGATGTGTCTTCTAAGTTATCACGGTCTAAAGAATCCTTGTTCCAAAACAAGGACTGCTTTCACTGAGCTGTGATCAGCTGATTGATgcctcttttatttttctctgcagGTTGGCTGATGAATTACACATGCCTTCCCTGCCAGAGATGATGTTTGGAGACAATGTCCTAAGAATACAGCATGACCATGGTTTTGGAATTGAGTTCAATGCTACAGATGCTTTAAAATGTGTCAATAATTGTCAAGGTATGATCAAAGTCGCTTGTGCAGAGGAGTGGCAAGAGAGCAGGTACAGTATTTTATCACCAGTGGGCAAGTACTCGTGTGTTGTATATGAAACTGTCATACAGTCGTTAAAGGAACAAATTGAACTCTTGAAGACCACATTGCATTTGATTCTACCCTAGATATAGCATGTGATCACAGAGGTCACTTTGCTTTTCTTTGCTGTCATCATCCTTTCTGTTAAATTGGGTCAGCTGTATTTTTCCGCTGTGTCATGGCTTTCTTAAAGTAAATGTCAAGTTTAACATGACTTAATGCTGTTTCTGTTTACTTAAACTTATAGAGCCTTGAGCATTACAAGACTGTATTGTGTGGTGGTGCAAAGTGCTGTACATGTTCAAAATCTTAGCCTTAGGAACAAAGCAGAACATGCTTTGTTCCTAAGGCTAAGATGCATGAGAACTAATTATGATGCTTAGTATTTACCAAATTTGATTTAGTTGTAGAGCATCAGGAAATAAAGCACAGAAACAAAGCAAAGTTATCATGAAAACTAAGCTAAATTGCAGTGTTAATGATTGCTGTGTGTTGTCAAGAGATCACTTTCTGCCTACTTAAAGAGACATTGATCTTGAAATACAAATTTTTCAGCAATATTGCATGAGAATCTTTGAGTCATAGAACTGAAATAGATCAAGAATTTTCATAATTGTTTTCAAAGTTATTATGGAAGCAGACGTGAAACCATGATTAAGTCTTGACATTGTGATTGCAGCTCAGACAATGCTGCTGTTTTTCGTTAGGAACAGTGTCAGAATTCTTATGTGAGGTTGTAATTTTTTGAGAATTGCTATAAAGCAATTACTACAAAGCTGTTTTCTCTTTCACTGTTGAGGAGTGAGACTGAGCACAGTAAGGAAGTTGTCAAGCCATATGACTGGACTTACACAACAGATTACAAAGGAACTTTGCTGGGAGATACTGCAACATTAAAGGTAATAATTTTCTTCTTGTTAATTGCTGACTGCATCTTGCTTCAGTCAAACTTTTTTTGAAGCTGTCATTTACCTTTCAGTAGGCTTCTTTAAAATCTTTTGTGCTTTGTAATTTTTGATTTCAAAGTGTAATTTGGGCTTCTCATGTTTCTCAGCTCATGATTTTATCCTAATCAAATCATGGCTTATTTTAATAATGAGGGTGGGTGGTGTCTTAAAGCATTTTAGGATTAAAGCACATCGGAGGCTTCAGCTCTTGCTGGGGACTGCTCCGGGGCCCCGAGCTGCTCATGTACAGCAGAACTATCAGCTGTGTCATTCTGTAGTGCCTTCATGCTCTGCTGCTTGCATGTTTGTCCGCTTTCTGACCTGGCTGCTTTCAGTGGCCTGATGTTTTTCTGCAACAGCAGCTCAGTAATTCCTCATATTTAAACTCACAGGCCCTCCCATGTCTTTATTTTTGTGAAAATAAGACTGAAGTTCCCAGCTTCTGTTTACTGCATACAGGTTGCTTGCTACTAAGCAGATATATTAATTCACTAGTATTGCTTTAGTTAGAGATCATTTGAGTTGTGCTGGAATTAAAAGTACAGTATAGAAATAAACAATTTGCTCCATAGTATTTGGACACCAGAAGTGTCTGTGGAGACCATGAGATAGAAAACATACAGGTACTTGATTTCTGTGAAAAGGCTTTACTGGAATAATTTTCAAGGTGTGTTGTGGGTTAGGGATGTTAAATGCACAGAAATCTGTTTATAAACCTTAACTTCTCATATGTATCTTGAAGACAAGACATCTTCAAATGTTTTGAAAGAAAGCAGAATTGTATGCAGCTGAAACCCTACTGAGCCTGGTACCCAGAGAGAAGTTTAGTCAGAATTTTCCACTCTTAAATTTTGTTTTTGCTTGATATTACTTCCAAGAAGAAACTCTTGGAaactttgattttaattttttctcttaGAAATTTGGAGTGTGTTAAGCTTAgtgcctgagaagttttttcctttttaaaactgTGGAATTAAAAATATCAGAACAAACTGTATGTAGTTTGGCAAAAAATTAATATGCTAACTGCTCTTAATATTTTTGTCTAGGTTGTTCCTACAACAGAACACATAAATACAGAGAAATTGAAAGCCAGGGAACAAATTATGTTTTTTGAAGAAGTACTCCTGTTTGAAGATGAACTCCATGATCATGGAGTATCAAGTTTGAGTGTGAAAGTAGTGAGTATTGGGAGGTGTATAAAAGATACCCGGGCACTCAGTTGGCTGATTAATACAAAACACAGCTGCTTTTTGCATGTTGTTCCTTCTGGGATTTAAACGTTAAAGCAAAATGTTCTTCATCCTTGCTCTTAGAAATATGACCTTACTGGAAATTATGTTTTCTTGAAATCTTTGTCATCTGTCATTTGTTCCAGGGGACAATCTTTTCCCTCCTGCTTCCTGCCTAATAGTCCTTTGAGACACTGTCTGCCCCACTGGCCAGTCATAGCTGTAGCACATCAACTGCTCAAACTTTTGACTTAATTCTTGGAAACTTCTCATATTGTCTTACATTGTGAATTTCTGATGTAGACAAGTACATGCTTAAGTAAGCCTTTGTAAGGTGCTGAATGTACCGTCTTTATTTTTGCAGAGAGTTATGCCTTCCAGCTTTTTTGTGCTGCTGAGGTTCTTCTTGAGAGTGGATGGGGTACTCATCAGGATGAATGATACAAGGCTTCATCATGAGGTAAACCCTTACTTTCCATCATGAGTTACTTTACAGAGGTTCCTTTGCCATTTTACTTCCAGTGACCCAGTGATATTCCTCTAATTTAATACTGATGTTTGGGGGCACAAAAACTTCTTAGTGTATTTTATTATTGTGGTGGTGCTGAGCTAGCAACCAATTGCTGGATGCCATGTGTATGAGCAGAGTAGGCTACCCATCAtgtgatgtaataatttaaatacattttaCAAACACAGATTAGAGAAGGAAGCACAAGAGGAAAAATAGGCAGCAGTAAAGAGTTCAATACTGTCTTATCTTCAAATACGTTATTGTAACTTGCAAATAACTGTCCGCGGTACATTGAGTTCTGGTATCTCACAAATAATACAGGATGTTAAGATTTGGGTTTTGGTAATTCTGTGTAGATGTGTAGGAGTTCTAGCTGAGTAAAAATTAACAAGCATTTTCAGTCATAGAATTTTTTTAAACATGCACGTGGCGGGTTTTTGTAAAAAAACAACATTGTTGTCATCTATCTTCACGAATTTGAATGTACATTACTTCTATGTGAAAATTTGTGGTCAACCAAATTCCAATGCTTCCtaaattaaatgtatttaaaatgCTTGTTTTACTGATACCAGATGATTGCTTTTTTCCATTAGGCTGACAAGACCTACATGTTGCGAGAATACACATCCAGGGAAAGCAAAATATCAAGTCTAAAGGTATTGCATTTTTAAAACTTTGATTCTTTTCCTTCTGTCTGCTTTTTAGTTTTATGGTCAGCATAGAAAATACTGTGTCTCTTAAGTCCTTCTTTGTTAGTTTGGAATTAATACAGAAGAAAGTTCTTTCTGCTTATGCAACTTTTGTTTTGGTGATTTTAGAGCAGATTTACATTTTATAAATGCTCAGATCACATGACAGGGTATAGGATTAGGTCACTTTTTCTACTATTGAGttaacaaaatgtttttattattttattttttcatagaaCTGTTCAGCTGCAAAATCAGGTAGTCCATGTCCCATGATGTTAAATTTCATGTGTTAAATTTATGTGCTTCCAAGCCGTATTAGGGATTAAGATCTGTTTGGTAATAGACTCTTTCAGTTTTTGTCAAATATTTGAGGTTAATAGGCCACCTTAAAACTCTAGTAATGGCTCAGAATAATTTGTGGCACGTTTGGAATTGGAGCTGTTGATTTTTATTTGTGACAAACACCTCAACTTAAATTTTCTTGTATCTTTCCTCCTCCCTTTTTGTTTGCCTCTAAAAAGTTTGCCTGGAGTGGTGTTTACATCCAGTAAATAATAGGTTGTCTGCAGTAGTTTGGGGTTGGAATACTTTTTCTTATCCCCTCTTTTCTTTCACTCATTTCATGTAAAAGTTTTGCTTTTTAGAATGTTCCACCTACCCTGTTCACGGAACCTAACGAGATCTCTCAGTATCTACCCATAAAGGAGACAATCTGTGAAAAACTAGAATTCCCCGAGGAGCTGGAGCCTAAACCAGAAACATCACTGGAAACCATATGTGCTAAGTCTAAATAAATGTGACTTTATAAGGACTTGAAGTATGGACATTATGTGGTCACATTGTTGACATGGGGGGTGTTTCACTACTAGTGGAATAAAGAATTTGGCTAATTTTTCTGTAGCCATAAGAGAAAACATTTCAAGCAGATTTTGCTAatggtggttttggtttggattttttttaacctgTATTTGTAGTTGATGATAGACTGGTGGTGAGTTACAATTTTCAACAGCATTGAAGAAATGACTGTTGGGAGTCTGTTTAGTTCACCAAGCAGGCAGGAGTATTGTCTGGACTCCCATCCACTTACAATTCTATGAAGATTTTGTTATTGCTGCTTCAGATACTATGAAGCTACCAGAGTTGTAAAACTagcatgattttatttttattgagaAATAatccacagtaaaaaaaaaaaaaattcctctgcaTTTATTTTGATCTGTTCGTCCTAAACTACCCATTTTCCTTAGCTTCCCTACTGGTAACCAACAAAGTTATTTCTTGTAGATTCTGATCCAGAGTCTCACCTAAGAATATTAATTTCATCTGAGATAGGTTTAAGTGTAGAGAAAAAAGTATATTTGTTTGACACTATATAAAGGTAAAAATTATTTGTGAAGCATtaactccaggagagctggaggttAACAGAGAGCCACTGCTAAATCTCTTCACAAATGCTGGTTTAATCTAGTGTCAGCTGGAGTTCTGGGACTCTCACTTGAGGTCCCTGTTCTGCTCCAGTAATGTACGCTGCTGGAAAGGCATCTCCCTGCACTGGCCTTCTCTTGGATGTGCCCACATGGGACGGTTCTACTGCCCTGACAGCCAAGTTGCAAAACTGCCTTGAGGCTTAAGGTTGGGTAAGTCTGATCCCTAAAAGGTGCTGGTATTTGCAGTTTGAGAAATGAGGTCCTGTATGGCCTTAGAAGGATGCTAACATATATTCCAGATATataattttggtttattttaaaattattctgaGTTCTAGTATTGATAGAAATGTGATCACTTGTATAGTCATGGTTTCAACACTCTGTAGATGAAACTGAATACTTGTATTGCTTTTGGAAATTGTGCAATGTATTACTGGTTTGGCCTAAGAATGGGGCAGTTAAGCAGGCTTGTCTGGGTTTGCTGCTGACACTCAGTGCAGGAAGCATTGCAGTGAAGCATTGCTGCTGACACTCAGTGCATGTAACTGCAGTGAAAAGCAGACCTGGTGGTGCAAGGTGCTTGCAGATAAGAACAGGGACACATTCTGATGtcttggggtttttgtttaaAAATCTTCATATACTACACCGCATGGCTTACTAGAAGCAGCCCACCACAAAACTTTGTAtttaataatatattttgtgaggttttcatgtAGACAAGACCCTGAGCTTTTTTTGGGGGAGAAAAGTGTACTGCCATCTAATTGACTGTTCTTTATTATAAACAAATAACACACTGATTTCACTTTTATTTGaggcagcctggtctagtgaatTCTACTGCAGGTGGAAAGGCAGGAACTAACTGCATTTTTTCCTGTGTTGCTGATTTACTCTAGCCACGGGGAAGACATTTTTCTGAGCCTACATTCCCTGTACGTAAAAATGGGATTTAATATATGCCTACTTCACAGAGAGACTGTGAGGATTAGTTTGTACAAAGTTAttgattagaattttttttttctgaatatacCTTCGGCCTTATGTTTGGAATCCTTTGGAAAGGATTACTGCAAAAAAATTATCTATAAGATAAATGAAGAGAACTGAAACAGTTTCTGAAAGAAGTTGCCCAGCTGTGGTAATTACCAGGTAATTATCAGACATGATCTGGGTGAATGAATTTATGGCCACTTTGAAATAGAAGCAAGGTCCTCTATGTTCCCCATTACAGTCCTAAAATCTGTTGGCTTTTTTTCATCTTCCTGCCCTTGTTTCCTAAACATTTTAGTGTCAGGATGAAGAAGAGGACTGCAAATGGATGCAGCACCGAAGAGATTAAAATCCATTTAGTAATAGAAGATTATTTGGGTCCACTCCAGTGTTAGAGGGAAGTGAGGAAAGAGTAAAAAGGAAAGGAACGACAAGTGGAGGTGAAGAGTTATTTTTCTAGTAGAAGTAAATCATGGCACTTACTCTTAAGCATGTATTAGTATACATGCCTTGGCACTTACTCTAAGCATATATTAGTATACATGCCTTAGAGCTTATAAAAACACACTTTTACAGCTGGTATGACCGAGAGCAGAGCTCATATAGTGCTGGCATGAGCTCTGTATCTGCATTTGTTAATTCAACCTGTGATTTGAGCTTGGTCACTGATGCTAACATTAAACTCCTTTGGTCTGAAATGGAGTGTGGGGGGGAAAGCCACAGAGTGAGGAGAGAGCAGTTGAAAGGGCACTCTGCATGATTAGCTTATACTGTGTGTTTTCTCTTGTCCATCATAACATCCTAATTTGTGACCTGTGATAAAGTTTTATGGAATTGACTTGGTATCTAGTTGACTGTAGATAAGTGCTCTCCATCTATTCTAAAGGGTGCTGTGCATTTCAGTGGAACATGTGTTGGGGAAATCACAAGAACACCTTTAGGAAGTTACAGTTACAGCAAGTTCAAAATTGGAGCACTTTGTGACTTTCTTACACCACACAGATTACCAAGAAGCAGCGGTATAAACTGGTGTACAGCAAGTGCTCTGACACAAATTTTCTGCAGAAAAGTACCACTTTGAATAAATAACTTTACGGGGGAGGGAGTTGGGGTGGTTCTCCAGCTGTTTTGTGTCGAGTTTTATGTGGCAGTTTATATTGTTCCTTGTATGTTGCTAAATAAAACGTACCAAACATTTTGCAGTTCTGTTTTTAACTGAGCAAAATAAACTGAAATAACTACTTGTGATGCTGAATTTTGGCTGCTAGTAGAACTTTGCATCCAGATAGCTTTGTCTGTCAGGAGACTGCTAGGCTCATTACAAAAATAAAGTGAACGGGAAAAGAGCCACAGTCGTGGAATTAAAATGAAACCTCACTGACTATAAAACGAGTTTTGCTACTGCCAAACCATGGAGTGGAAAGTGCTGGGAGGAGATAGGGTCCATGACAACTGGACTACATTCCCCAGCAGTCTTCGCGCCGCCCCGCCGGCCTTCCCCTACCTGCGGCATGCAGGTGGGCGCGGTGGCTGCCGGGGCTGGTAGTccctggggaggggagggaaaggaagggCAGAGCAGGACATTCCGGCCGGGCGGGGTGCGGGGCCATGGACAAGCTGAAGCGGGTGCTGAGCGGCCGCGACGCGGAGGAGCCGAGCGGCCTGGCCGAGGTAGCGCTGCCGCCCCGATGCCGGGTGGGGGGACCCGGCCGCCCGTCCCCGGGGTGCTCGGCGCGGTGGCGGAGCATCCGCCCCCGAGAAGGCGCCGGTGGCATGGGCGGGCGGTGCCCCGGCGGGTCCCGGAGCCGCGGCATGGCCCGCTTCCCGCGGGACACTCGGGAGGGTGCCTGAACGGGACCCGGCGCGGCAGCGCCTGGGAGGAAGGTTTCGCGCTCGGTAGGAGGCAGGAGCTATAAGTAAAGAACTTTCGCTTTTGTTTTTCTCCTCGTTTCCAGGTTATCGATGCGACTTCCTTAGGTTGGGGCACGCGAGTGAAAGGTTTCATTGCGTGTTTTGCGATCGGATGCCTGTGTTCGATCTTGGTAAGGGCTTTTTGCCAGATTCTCCTCAGTATTTGAGTTTCAGGAGCCCAGATAATTAGAGCCTCCCTCTATGCTGCTGCTGGATTTTTCCGAGTCTCTGTGGAGACCTTTGACTCGGTTCCAGTTAGATAGAATACACTGACTTAACAAGAATGCCAATAAACGCGATTTACTTTCGTATGTGTAATTCTGCACTTTGGCTTGGAGTTTTCTTAAGAGTTCTTTCGTGATGTGACACTTCTTGgatatatatgtttgtttcaatttAAAACCTGTTTATTTCCCCCTCCCCGTTTCTCTAAATGTTCCTTTTCAGGGTAGTTGTCTGCTATGGATACCAAAGAAAGGGCTGGTACTCTTTGCTGTGTTTTATACCCTGGGGAATATTGCATCCATTGGGAGGTAACAATCTTTATATATAATTTCCCTAGTACAGATGAGAAACAAAAGCAGATTAATAGTGCATGAGTGGTAGAAGCTGTTGCATTTGCGAGAGATTTTCTTTTGTAGATTATTTTCTTGTTGAATTCTACAGAACAGCATTTCCCCAGTAGTGCTCTGAAATGGTaaagaaaattttaattttttaaattgttgtTAGTAATGCATTCAAGATAAAAGTTGCTCATTAGTAAACAGGAATCATACTCATGCTGTAAGCattgaggttttttggttttgttggttccTGCTCCCCAAGATAAAAACAATTCTTTGCCATTTTGCATTTGGCAGTGCTCTGTGTGTTTTGGTGAGTATGTTTGGGGCAGTCTGTCTGTCAGGGCAAGTATATGTAGTAAGACTTCCTGGCCTTTGAGGTTCCTGAAGCAAAGCCCTGCATACTCTGTGACAAGCCCAGCTTTCTGTGATTGTGGAAACTTAGCGCAATGCAAGAAAGCATAAATGATGGAATTGAAAGAAATATGCTAATGAGGCAGAATAATATAGAATATGAGGCAGAAATATCACTTCAGTTGAAACTTTCACCTTGTGTAATTCATCCAGTATCCATCACCAGGGCCCTAAATGAGGCTGCAGACCTGGTAAGGGATCAGAGAATGGATGCAGGCGTGAAAACAGCCTTTTATGTAGAGGAATTGAATTGGATTACCTGGCAATCCATGGAAGAGCCTCTGTGGATGGTGTTCTTGAAAAGCAGATTTTAAAAGGATTTTTGAAAAGCAAGTTAGAAAAGCATCTGTCAAGGATGATCTGATTGGAGCTGACCTTGGCCTGTGCTTCTAACTTGATAGTTGTGCTCTGCTTCCATTAATTTTAACGGAACAAGTgtgaataaaattttaaataccTTGCACAAAGAAAGGATTTGGTCTCGTTGTATAATCCCATTTCTTTTGTTTTGCTGCACTGATTGCCATAACAACACAGCATACTGATGCCCCTATGGCAGCAAACAGTTTAATCTTACCGAGTTTCACTTTTGCCTTTCTCATTTCCATGTTCATCTCGACTTATTTTTCACAGCACTATGTTTCTTATGGGACCAGTGAAACAATTGAAGCGGATGTTTGAGCCTACACGTTTGATCGCTACTATTGTTATGCTAGTAAGTATCCAAGGAGTCACTTTTAACTCATACAAACCTGGCAACAATTTTTATTGTGAAGTCCTTTCATATCCATGGATCCAGCTATGGCTCAGGATGCGCCTGGGGGTGGTTTTTTCGTTCgtgtttttttgtcttttcctaaaTTGTTGAATGCTGCACATCTGCTGTAGTGGAAGGGTAAGTGTGGCAGCAGAAAAGCAGCTCTCTGTTAGGCAAGACTGAGCTGAAGCCAGCTTGTTTAGCTAAATGAGCATTAAGGGTCTGTGGCTGGTGTGTGTGAACCATGCATGTGCTTTTTAGGGTACATGAGATCA
This genomic window contains:
- the TIPRL gene encoding TIP41-like protein isoform X2; this encodes MHPVFQSSRRDFTFGPWKLSAARTHIMKSAQAERLADELHMPSLPEMMFGDNVLRIQHDHGFGIEFNATDALKCVNNCQGMIKVACAEEWQESRSETEHSKEVVKPYDWTYTTDYKGTLLGDTATLKVVPTTEHINTEKLKAREQIMFFEEVLLFEDELHDHGVSSLSVKVRVMPSSFFVLLRFFLRVDGVLIRMNDTRLHHEADKTYMLREYTSRESKISSLKFCFLECSTYPVHGT
- the TIPRL gene encoding TIP41-like protein isoform X1, which produces MHPVFQSSRRDFTFGPWKLSAARTHIMKSAQAERLADELHMPSLPEMMFGDNVLRIQHDHGFGIEFNATDALKCVNNCQGMIKVACAEEWQESRSETEHSKEVVKPYDWTYTTDYKGTLLGDTATLKVVPTTEHINTEKLKAREQIMFFEEVLLFEDELHDHGVSSLSVKVRVMPSSFFVLLRFFLRVDGVLIRMNDTRLHHEADKTYMLREYTSRESKISSLKNVPPTLFTEPNEISQYLPIKETICEKLEFPEELEPKPETSLETICAKSK
- the SFT2D2 gene encoding vesicle transport protein SFT2B — encoded protein: MDKLKRVLSGRDAEEPSGLAEVIDATSLGWGTRVKGFIACFAIGCLCSILGSCLLWIPKKGLVLFAVFYTLGNIASIGSTMFLMGPVKQLKRMFEPTRLIATIVMLLCLILTLCSAFWWRKAGLALLFCILQFFAMAWYSISFIPYARDAVKKCVSVCLS